Within the Candidatus Saccharibacteria bacterium oral taxon 488 genome, the region CGCGAAAACTTAGCCAGCGACTTTTTCTGGCCGTTGAACACACGCATCACCTGATGGCCACCGTACATTTCTTCGATGTGGCCGTTCAATTCTCCCAGCTGCGTTTGCTGGCGAAGGAATTGCTTTTGCGAGCTTTTGGCGATCAGCGTGATTACGCCGCCAGCCAACGGCAGCACCAGCAGCGCCACCAGCGACATTTGCCAGCTGATGGAAAACATCATCACCAAAATTCCCAGCACCATCACTGTCGAGGAGACGATTTGCGATAGGCTTTGATTGAGCGTCTGGCTGATAGTATCGACGTCGTTGGTAACGCGACTGAGCACTTCGCCGTAGGTTTGCTTGTCAAAATAACTCAGCGGCAGGCGGTTGATTTTCTCGGACAATTGCCGGCGCATCCTGAAAGTAACTGTCTGCGTCACTTGGGTCATCAGCCAGGTTTGGATGTAGCGGAAAATGGCACTGAGTATATATAAGCCGATCAGCAAACTAACGACCTGCCAAATAGCCTCAAAGTGGAATTCTGGACGCCGGCTGAGATCCAGCTTTTTGATGGTATCAAGCTGGTTTGATGGAATTTGGCTTTCAATTTCCGACTTGTTCGGCAAGCGTTTCAGGACATCAGCACCAGTCGTGCCAGCTGGCAGCGAAGCACCATTTGGCAGCTTGCTGGTAATGGTTTCGTACGCTTTCATGCTGACATAATCTTCGACGATTTGGTTGGTGGCGCCGCCCAAAATTTTCGGACTGGCAATCGCAAACATTGTGCTACCGACTGCGAAAATCGCCACCATGAGCATGTGCCAGCGAAACTCTGCCAAATATTTGGCCAACTTCTTGACCGTGCCCTTGAAATCTTTGGCTTTTTCACCCGCGCCCATACCGCCGCCCATTGGACCGCCCATCTTCACTGGCTGGCGTTTTTTCATGCTTTGCTGAGCCATTACGCCGCTCCTTTCGCGGTCGTCGCCGACATCTTCTGCAGGTCATCTTCCGAAAGCTGGGAGACGGCGATTTCTTGATAGACTTGGCAATCTTTCATCAATTCCTGGTGCGTGCCTTGGCCGACAATTTTACCTTCGTCCAGCACGATGATTTTGTCAGCGTTCATGATGGTGTTGATGCGCTGACCGACGATCAGCACGGTTTTATGTTTGGTTTCTTTGGCCAGTGCCGAGCGTAATTTAGCGTCAGTCTTGAAATCCAGCGCCGAAAACGAATCGTCAAAAATGTAGACATTCGGCTCAACAGCAATCGCCCGAGCAATCGACAAACGCTGCCGCTGACCGCCGGAAACATTGCTGCCGCCTTGAGCGATTTCATTTTTGTAGCCGTTTTTCAGCTCACTGATGAATTCGGTGGCTTGAGCAATTTTAGCGGATTTTTCAACCAATTCTTGGCTGGCTTTGGCGTTGCCGTACTTGATATTACTGGCAATGGTGCCGCTAAACAGCACGCCCTTTTGCGGCACATAACCGATTTGATCGTACAATTCTTCCAGTTTGAGCTGGCGAATATCCATGCCATCCAGCAAAATTTGTCCCGCCGACACATCATAAAAGCGCGGAATCAAATTAATCAACGTTGATTTGCCGGAGCCAGTGCTGCCAATGAACGCTGTGGTTTGCCCTGGTTCGGCTGTAAAATTGATATTAGAGAGCACTGGCAGATCAGCGTCTGGATAAGCAAAAGTGACGTCTTTAAATTCAATTTTACCAGTAGCGTCATTTGGCAATTGCTGCGGCGACGGCGGATCGACAATTGACGGCAGTGTGTCCAACACCTCGCCCACCCGCTTTACCGACACGGCCGCCCGCGGCACCATAATAAACACCATTGACAGCAGCAAGAAAGAAATAATCACCTGCATGGCGTATTCCAAAAACGCCATCATATTACCAATTTGTAGATTGCCGCTACTAATCAAATGCGCGCCGAACCAGACAATCGCCACGCTAGAAAAGTTCATCACCAGCGTCATGATTGGGTCGAGCAGCATCATCAAGCGATTAACAAATAAGTTCATCTTATTCAACTCAGTGTTGGCTTGCTGGAATTTTTTCTGCTCAATTTTTTCATTATGAAACGCCCGGATGACCTTCAAACCCACCAAGTTTTCACGCGTCACCAGATTTAGTTTGTCCACCAGCGTTTGCAATTTCTTGAACCGAGGCACAGCAATGACAAACAACACAGCAATGACCACCAGCAGCACCGACACCGCCAGCGCAATGATCCAGCTCAAATCTGGCGCGTTGTGAACGGCTTTTTGCAGACCGCCGACCGCCATAATTGGCGCCAGTAAAGCCATGCGCAGCAGCAGAATTGACGTCATTTGAATTTGCTGAATATCATTGGTCGATCGGGTAATTAGCGAGGCGGTCGAAAATTTATTAAAATCCGCCAGCGCAAAACTCTCGACCCGCTCAAATAGTTCCATTCGTAGTTTCTGCGCCGCACCAGTGGCAATCCGGGAGGCCAAAAATCCTATGATAATTGAGCACAGTCCGCCCGCCGCCGTCACCAAAATCATCGCTAGTCCGTTGCGCCAAATCGCTGGCATATCTTGCTTGATGATGCCGTTATTGACGATTTCCGACATCTTGTCGGGCAGCCACAAATTCGCCATGACCATAGCGTAGGTAAAACCGACCAAGATGATAAACATCAGCCAGTAGCCACTAAAAATCCGTAAAATATGTTTCATTTTATTCCTTTACCACCCAAAGCCAACTTCTATTATAACACTAAGCGGCGGCCCAGCTCCACTCTGGCGGACGGTGATTGGACAAAATCACCCGCTCGGCTTATACTATTTTTAGCGTCGGGGTGTGGCGCAGCTCGGTAGCGCGCACCGTTCGGGACGGTGAGGTCGCTGGTTCAAATCCAGTCACCCCGACCATGAAATTATTTGAAGCGCATGTTCACCACCTAGAACCTCTGGCGATCACAAAAGCAAAGGAGGTTATATGCAGCGACGAGTTAACGTACGCGGAATTATTATCAGCGATCAGGGCGAGATTTTTTGCCAGAAATTAACCGCAAATAACGGCACGGGGCGAGAGTTTTGGTGTGCACCGGGCGGCGGTTTGGAGCTTGGCGAGAGTCTGCTGGATGGCCTAACGCGCGAGATGATTGAGGAAACTGGCGTCAAGCCAACCATTGGCAAGCTATTATTCATCCAACAATTTACCGACACCAACCCCTCGTCTAAACACGGCGTTACTGAGCAGCTCGAGTTTTTCTTCTCCATCACCAACTGGCAAGATTACCGGCACATCGACCTGGAGCAAACATCGCACGGCGTCGAGGAAGTGGCGGAGTGCGGCTTTGTCGATCCAAAAACCACGCGGATTTTACCAGGTTACCTAACGGAGGTTGACCTCAACTGGCTGGTTAATGAGTCGACCGACGTTCAGATGATGAGTGAATTGTAACAATCCCACCAAGACTATTTACCAAAGATTTTGCTATAGTCAGTTTTCGGATAATCTATCGTGCTTAACGTACCATTTTTAGCTAACACCCCAATAATTTGCTACATATAGTCGCGCTGTAGGGTGGTTATTGCATGAACAGCCGCCTCCTTAAGTGCGGGTGAATTTTCACTCGCAGACACCACTTCTCGGTAACTGCCCAGACATTTTTCTAATAGCTTCCACCTATCGGCTGGAGACTGGTTGAGCTGATTCGCCAAAACTGATATAGCGTCAATAAGTAACGACCGGAGGTCACCTTGAACTGATCTATTAATATATCCTTGCGCGCGAAAAATATCCTCACCGTGATCAACTTGCTCAACATAACCACGAAAACTTCTCGCATATTCAAAGTCAATATAGCGAGTCGCTGAATTATCACCATCAGAACCCGACAGCCGGACAAGATTACGCATAAAGGCATCCTTGTGAGCAATATGTATTTTATGCAACGCAGATAATGCCAAAAGAGCATCCATTAAATGCTGTTTGATATTCTCTGAGCTCATTTCACGCCATGCAAGACCCTCAAAGTTGACCGCTTTTATCGAATCGAGTCATGATCCATGCCGAACGGTACTTGGAACCACTGGGCTTCCCTGCTATCATAAGTGCTTGAACTGAGAAGGGGGCCAGTCCCTGCGTACTAACATACTGGGTCATGGCGACCTCGGCAAGAGCAGTTGTCAACGGAAGCCGCTTAATAGCAAACTCTTCCTTGGAGCCACTAACTGTTTTCACATCTACAGTAAATGCTCCGTTACGAGACGAGCCTTCACGTGATAAATCTCTGTGTGGCTCAGCTGTAGTGACAGGGGGAAAGTTCGGTGTAACATACAGCAATGGT harbors:
- a CDS encoding ABC transporter ATP-binding protein, which encodes MKHILRIFSGYWLMFIILVGFTYAMVMANLWLPDKMSEIVNNGIIKQDMPAIWRNGLAMILVTAAGGLCSIIIGFLASRIATGAAQKLRMELFERVESFALADFNKFSTASLITRSTNDIQQIQMTSILLLRMALLAPIMAVGGLQKAVHNAPDLSWIIALAVSVLLVVIAVLFVIAVPRFKKLQTLVDKLNLVTRENLVGLKVIRAFHNEKIEQKKFQQANTELNKMNLFVNRLMMLLDPIMTLVMNFSSVAIVWFGAHLISSGNLQIGNMMAFLEYAMQVIISFLLLSMVFIMVPRAAVSVKRVGEVLDTLPSIVDPPSPQQLPNDATGKIEFKDVTFAYPDADLPVLSNINFTAEPGQTTAFIGSTGSGKSTLINLIPRFYDVSAGQILLDGMDIRQLKLEELYDQIGYVPQKGVLFSGTIASNIKYGNAKASQELVEKSAKIAQATEFISELKNGYKNEIAQGGSNVSGGQRQRLSIARAIAVEPNVYIFDDSFSALDFKTDAKLRSALAKETKHKTVLIVGQRINTIMNADKIIVLDEGKIVGQGTHQELMKDCQVYQEIAVSQLSEDDLQKMSATTAKGAA
- a CDS encoding NUDIX domain-containing protein, with translation MQRRVNVRGIIISDQGEIFCQKLTANNGTGREFWCAPGGGLELGESLLDGLTREMIEETGVKPTIGKLLFIQQFTDTNPSSKHGVTEQLEFFFSITNWQDYRHIDLEQTSHGVEEVAECGFVDPKTTRILPGYLTEVDLNWLVNESTDVQMMSEL